The Triticum urartu cultivar G1812 chromosome 5, Tu2.1, whole genome shotgun sequence genome contains the following window.
ttaatctgaaaagaatccttataacgggtccctactgcacgtctgcgcctgtgtctccgttgtgccgtatcctggacgggtgtagcacggtgttcatctgtaaaagagaagaacttagttTGAAAGAGGATCGTGCGAAAAATGTATAAACAGAGTATAATTCAAAAAACGaataaaattgagctttattgtctcttattgtacaTGCGTGCAGCCCCTTGTAAGGGGGTACGCGGCTGGTAAGCCCCTTGTTTATTTGCGCCGGACTCACCTAACCGTGTCCGGGGTCTGGATGACCTATTTGGGGGCTTTGATCGGCAAAGCCGGATTAATGTGTGGCTGTCAAGGCAGTCTCATTTTCTTCCTTATTCGAGGAACACTCGAggtttccctttaatgagattatgccacgtggaccgggcattttgagtgtaagagatgcataatgcggtattgcgttaaagcgggcgaaagcttcgcgtcccaatagtgcttgatagctacttttaaatggggcgatgtggaagaCTAGCTTTTCGCGACGGGAGTTGTCGGATGAGCCGAACACAACTTCTAGTGGTAGAGAGCCCGTACAATGGGCATATGGGCCTGGCATCACTCCTTTAAAGGAAGTGTTGCTATGGCGTATTTtggttgggtctatccccattctgcggattgtgtcctgatatagcaggtttagatcactgccgccgtccattaggacttGTGTAAATTGAAGTCCGTCGATTATAGGATCTAATATCAGGGCAGTCCAtcctgcgttccggatacttccggagtaatcctgatggtcgaaggtgattggtTTTGACATCCAGTGTCTGGACTCCGCTGGGGTGGACCGTGCGGCGCGCCTTTTAATGGGCGCCGCTCTATTTTTGCCTGTTATCACATGAAGTGAATTTACTGTTTTGACCTCTTGTGGGAAATTCCTTTGTTTGCCGGTGCTCTGCTTGTGGAgttcgtcatcgtcctcacttggtgttgcgagccccttgtgtttggcATTAAGTCGGCcggactgtttgaagacccaacaatctctgtgggtatggtttgCAGGCTTCCCGGAGGTGCTGTGGATTTggcatatcttgtccaagattttgtttaggttggatagctCGTCATTTTTGTCCTTGAGAGGCAGTGTTTTATTGTTCTGTCAAGAGCTTTTGAAcccggcgttgactgccgtgctctttgGGTCGTTTCCCTTAATTCGGCGCTGGTCCTTTTTGCGTCGTGGTTTCCCATCCCTGac
Protein-coding sequences here:
- the LOC125507147 gene encoding uncharacterized protein LOC125507147 — protein: MSKPITFDHQDYSGSIRNAGWTALILDPIIDGLQFTQVLMDGGSDLNLLYQDTIRRMGIDPTKIRHSNTSFKGVMPGPYAHCTGSLPLEVVFGSSDNSRREKLVFHIAPFKSSYQALLGREAFARFNAIPHYASLTLKMPGPRGIISLKGNLEPRTRLGESGANKQGAYQPRTPLQGAARMYNKRQ